A part of Silurus meridionalis isolate SWU-2019-XX chromosome 18, ASM1480568v1, whole genome shotgun sequence genomic DNA contains:
- the cdnf gene encoding cerebral dopamine neurotrophic factor, with product MHLNTATAVVCLLCAVLAVADSETCEVCVGFLERLYRSLVVTHKELSSALVEEELMKACAEATGKENRLCYYLGASSDAAAKVTGEVSRPLSAHVPVQKICQRLQHRDQQICELQYEHQMLDWSRATLSKMRVLELKRVLASWGEECHGCLEKTELINLIQEVAPKHSPPQPGTHSSEL from the exons ATGCATTTAAACACCGCCACTGCTGTGGTCTGTCTTTTATGCGCTGTTCTGGCAGTTGCAGATTCAGAAACGTGTGAAG tgtgtgtgggaTTTTTAGAGCGTCTCTACAGGTCCTTGGTGGTCACTCACAAGGAACTGTCCTCAGCACTTGTAGAGGAGGAGCTTATGAAAGCATGTGCTGAAGCTACAGGAAAAGAGAACCGAttg TGTTATTACCTCGGAGCCTCCAGTGACGCAGCAGCGAAAGTGACAGGTGAGGTGAGTCGCCCTCTCAGTGCGCATGTCCCAGTGCAGAAGATTTGCCAACGACTCCAGCACAGAGACCAGCAGATCTGTGAACTCCAATATG AGCATCAAATGCTGGACTGGAGTCGAGCGACTCTGTCTAAGATGCGGGTGCTTGAGCTGAAGCGAGTGTTGGCCTCGTGGGGAGAAGAATGCCATGGATGCCTGGAAAAGACTGAATTGATCAATCTTATCCAGGAGGTGGCCCCCAAGCACAGCCCACCTCAGCCTGGGACACATTCGTCTGAACTCTGA